GAAGGGCCCTTCCGACAAGGCTTCCGCGGCCCTGAACAGCTCAGGGGCCCGCCCCAGCCACACCCGCGCCGCCGTCTGCGCCCACGCGTCGGCGGTCCCCTCGACGGGCCCCGCCCTCCCCGCGCAGTGGTGCAGCCGGTAACGGTGGTCGTGCCCGCTCATCGACTGCGCGTCGTCCGGCAGCACCCCGATGATCTGCTGCCGCGCCTGCTGCGGACGCCTGGTGTACGTGGTGAAGGTCAGCCGGCGCGCGCTCTCCAGCGGCAGCACCGCACTCCCCAGCGCCACCCACTGCGCCACGTCCGCGCTGCGCTGCTCCACCAGAACGATCTGCGGCGCCGCCGGGTCCTCGCACAGCCGCCGCAGATCACCGAAGAAGCCCGCCAGCCACGCCGCGCGCGAAGCGGCGAACGAGGCCAGACCGTCCACGCCGAAGAGCCCCGAGGGCGCCAGCTTCTCCAACGGCGCCGGCACCCCGCCCTCCGGGGTGCGCACCGCCCACTGCGAGGAGTCCCAGGCGGTGATGGGGAGCACCCCGCCGGGCAGCTGCGCCCCGTCCGGCAGATGCACGGCATGGGCGTGGAAATTGCCCCACCGCCCGCTGTAGTCGGCGCCCGTGTAGACGGTCCTGGCCAGCAGCCGCCCGCCGTCGGACAGCACGCTGTGACTCAACGCCTGCGGAAAATCGGCGAGTTCGGCATCGGTCGGCCGGGGCGGGGCATCGCGCGGCGGTTCGTACCCGATCAGCTGCTCGGCCTCCCTCAGCAGCGACTGCGGCAGCCCGGGCGACACCGCCGTGAAGCGGAAACCCGAACCGTCGGGCCCGGGCGGAGCCGAGGTGTAGTGGAGCTGTGCCAGGCTCATGCGCTGGTCCCCTTGCCCTTCTTGCGTACCGGAAGCAGCCCGCGCCGCCCGAGCAGCCACAACAGCGGATCCTCGACGCGCAACGGCCGCGGCCCCGCCTTCGGCGCGTCCGCGGGAGCGTTCGCCGGCGGCGGAGCCCCCAGCGCGGATATCCCGAAGAGCGACAACTCCGAGAAGTCCCGCTCCAGTTGACGGGAGAGACCGCCCGAGTCCCACCCCTCCATCAGCGACCGCATCTCCTCGTGCACGGCCTGCCGGTCCTCCTCGTCCAGCTCTCCGCCCGCGTGCGGCGCGTTGCGCAGCAGCGGCGAGTGGGTCCCGAGGACCGGCCGCAGCATGTCCGTCTTGGTGACCGCCACCGCCATCGGCGTGGAGACCCGCCCCCGCGACGAGCCCTTCCCGTGCGCCCTCAGCTGCGCTGCCAGATCGGCGGCGATCTGCTGCGGCGAGGTTTCCACCGCGGGCAGCGGAGGCCCCTCGCCCGGCGGCAGCTGATCGCGTACGGAACCGAGCTGCAACGAGTCCACCAGCAGGATGATCCCGTCGGCGGCCCCCAGATAGTGCGTGTACCGGTCCATGGCCTCCGCGCTCTTCAGGTCCTCGCCCGCGGCATCGAAGAACACCAGCGTCGTGTGCCGGCTGCCGTCCCCGAGCCGCCCCCGCCGCGGCAGGCTCAGCCGGTACAGCAGCGGATCGTTGAGCCCCATCGCGGCCGGCCGCGTCGCCTGCGGCAGCCGCAGGCGGTCGTACAGCTCCTCGGCCATCTCCCGGTCCCTGCGCTGCGTCTCCCCGCCCATCGCGGCCAGCGAGGCGCCGAACGCACTCCCCACCCGGTGCCTCAACTCATTGACCAGCACGGACACATAGGTGCTCTTCCCCGAGGCCTTGGCCCCCACGAGCGCGATGATCCGGCTGTCCTGGTCGCAGTAGTCGCTCGGGAAATCGCTGTGACACCGCCGGCAGACCCGCACCGGAGTCGACACCCCGCACCCGGGACAGGCGGCCCGCGGCCCACCCCCGCGCATCCCGCCCATCGAGCGCTGCGCCACAAAAACAGGCCCGCGCATCCGCAGCGCGGGCGGCACGCTCGGACCCATGAACTCGGCCCACAGATCGTCGCGTTCGGCATCGCACGGCTTCCCGCCGCGCACCCCGGTGGCCGTCATCAGACAGCGGTACGGCAGCCGGGCGGCGGGCGCGCGGTCGAAGCAGTAGGGGCAGACAACAGTCGTCACGTCAGCGAACCACCAGGGACGAAGGGGAAGGCTCTTCAAGTCGTACGGAGGCGGCCCGGCCGCCGAGCAGAAACCCACGCAGCGCATACGGAGTCCGGCAGAGCCCGGGCTCCAGCTCGCGCTCCACGCTCCCCGCCCGCAGCAGCTCCGCACCGCTCAGCCGCAGCACGGTGGTGCCGTCGGCAGGGTCGCGGGGCCGCACCGGCGCCGGCGGTTCGCCAGGCCGGGCCACGAGCACGAACTCCGGTATGTCCAGGGCATCTTCGCCGTCCGGGGACGACAGCGTGATGTGTACGGTAGCGGGCTTGCGGCGCAGCGGACGACGGGGCCCGGGAACGATCCGGTACGCGATGGCGATGTCCGCGGGCAGCTCCGCCGCGGCGGCCCCGGGCTCCACGACGACGGCCCCCGCCGCACGGGCCGCGGCGGCCGCCCGGAACCGTACCGCCGCAGCGGATACGGGCACCCGCAGCCCCTCGCGCAGAAACACGCTGCGCGCGACCCGGAACTCCGCCCGCTCCCCGTCCTGTTCCCGCACCACGGTCACCTGCCCCGCGTTCCCCGGCCAGTCGAAGGCGACCCGGGCGGCGCCCGCACCGTCCCGCTCGACGCGCAGCGCACCGACGGCGGCCACCGCCTCGACCAGCACCCCGGGCCCCACGACGGCCCGCTCACCGAGCACGGCGACGGCGGTTACCAGCGTGGTCGACCCCTCAGGCGGTACGGACACGTCCCCGTCCCGCGCCCAGCCGAGCGCCCCGGGCACCGCACCCTCATCCAGCTCCGTCCCCTCCGGCGGTACGCCACCACCCGCCCACTCCACGAGCCGCACCCGCGCCCCCGCACCCCCGGTCCACCGGAACCGCACCCCGCCGTCCCGCGCCTCGGCCTTCAGCGCATCGACGGGCTCGGGCCAGGCATGGACCGTGCGGCCGGCCTCGACACCGGGGGAGTCCACGTCAAGCCCCTCGGCGGTGCGATACCGGCACCGGACGCGCAGCCGGTACGCACCGACGCCGAGCCCGCGCACCACACACCTGCCGCTCTCCGCGTCCACGGTCCGCGCACTCCCGTCCGGACCGGTCAGCGTCACCGTCACAGCGGCCGCCCCGGGCGGGCTCTGCCAGTCCGCCTCCAGCCGCTCCCTGCCGTCGCTCACCCGCAGCCCCGCCACCTCCGGCGCGAAGAGCAGCGCCGCCGAGACGACGGGCGGCCCGTCGACCACCCCGCCCCGCAACGGCAGAGCGGCGTACCGCACCTCACTGCCCAACGCGGCCCGCCGGTCCACCAGGGCCCCGTCGGTCACCCGGGCCGCAACCTCGGCCACGACCGGGGGACGCCCCTCGGCCCGGGTCAGCCGACAGACCCGCCATGCTTCGACTCCCGGTGTCCGCGGCCAGCTCAACTCAACTGAATCCGCCCCGAGTCGGGTCCGTAATTCCTCACCGCCCGCATGTACCCGCACCAGCCCGCGCAGCGCCCGCCGATCGTCGCCCGCGAGCCGCGCCACCCGCAGAAAACGAGCCCCAGCCCCCTCAAGGTCCCCCGCGTGCTCCCTCACCCGCGCCTCACGCAGCTCCAGATCAGCGGCCCGCACAGCGCCGGCGATCTCCTTCAACCGCCGCGCGAGCCAGGGATCCTGCCGTACGACACCCGCCAACTGCCCGGCCAGCCGCTCGGCCCGCCGCAGCCGCCGCGCGGCCCAGGCGTCCTGCAGCCCCTCGGCCGCGCGCCGCTGCTCATCGGTGAGTACGGGAAGCATCCGCGCCGCATGCGCCAGAGCCGCAGCCTCACCGTCGTCGACCCCGAGGTCCACGGCATCCTGCCCACCCTGCAGAAGCGCCACCAGCTGATACAGCAGCACCCGTCGCAGTACGCCCGGATCCGCATCCTGCAGCGCGACCAGCCGCCCCAGAAACCCGGCCGCCGCCCCACCCTCGTCGCGCCGGGCGCGCAGTACGGCCCCGTCGACGCGCTGCCATCCGCGCCCCTGCCGACCGCGCGGGACGAACACCCCGTCGAGCACCTGGAAGCGCGCCCCCCGAGGGGCAAAGGCATCCGCGACATGCCGCAGCCCCAAAGCCCGCTGCTCGGCGGCCAGTTCCCGGTAACCCTCCACCAGCGGAGCCACCGGAAGGTTGCAGAGCGCGACGGGCAGGCCCAACCGGTGCCCGAACTGCAGCCCCATCCCAGCCCCCGTGACCGCCGACGGCACGTCCGCCGTCTCTTCAGGACCCCATCCCAGCAGAACTCCACGCGCCGCGAGATGCTTTCCGCAATGTCTGACGTGCCGAAACGAGACTTCCGATGACGCTGCGCTGTGCCGTACTCGACGACTACCAGAACGCCGCCACCACGATGGCCGACTGGACCCCGCTGACCGACCGGGTCGAAGTGGTCACCCACCCCGAACACTTCCCCACGGA
The sequence above is drawn from the Streptomyces sp. NBC_01465 genome and encodes:
- a CDS encoding TRAFAC clade GTPase domain-containing protein, coding for MTTVVCPYCFDRAPAARLPYRCLMTATGVRGGKPCDAERDDLWAEFMGPSVPPALRMRGPVFVAQRSMGGMRGGGPRAACPGCGVSTPVRVCRRCHSDFPSDYCDQDSRIIALVGAKASGKSTYVSVLVNELRHRVGSAFGASLAAMGGETQRRDREMAEELYDRLRLPQATRPAAMGLNDPLLYRLSLPRRGRLGDGSRHTTLVFFDAAGEDLKSAEAMDRYTHYLGAADGIILLVDSLQLGSVRDQLPPGEGPPLPAVETSPQQIAADLAAQLRAHGKGSSRGRVSTPMAVAVTKTDMLRPVLGTHSPLLRNAPHAGGELDEEDRQAVHEEMRSLMEGWDSGGLSRQLERDFSELSLFGISALGAPPPANAPADAPKAGPRPLRVEDPLLWLLGRRGLLPVRKKGKGTSA
- a CDS encoding carboxypeptidase-like regulatory domain-containing protein, coding for MGLQFGHRLGLPVALCNLPVAPLVEGYRELAAEQRALGLRHVADAFAPRGARFQVLDGVFVPRGRQGRGWQRVDGAVLRARRDEGGAAAGFLGRLVALQDADPGVLRRVLLYQLVALLQGGQDAVDLGVDDGEAAALAHAARMLPVLTDEQRRAAEGLQDAWAARRLRRAERLAGQLAGVVRQDPWLARRLKEIAGAVRAADLELREARVREHAGDLEGAGARFLRVARLAGDDRRALRGLVRVHAGGEELRTRLGADSVELSWPRTPGVEAWRVCRLTRAEGRPPVVAEVAARVTDGALVDRRAALGSEVRYAALPLRGGVVDGPPVVSAALLFAPEVAGLRVSDGRERLEADWQSPPGAAAVTVTLTGPDGSARTVDAESGRCVVRGLGVGAYRLRVRCRYRTAEGLDVDSPGVEAGRTVHAWPEPVDALKAEARDGGVRFRWTGGAGARVRLVEWAGGGVPPEGTELDEGAVPGALGWARDGDVSVPPEGSTTLVTAVAVLGERAVVGPGVLVEAVAAVGALRVERDGAGAARVAFDWPGNAGQVTVVREQDGERAEFRVARSVFLREGLRVPVSAAAVRFRAAAAARAAGAVVVEPGAAAAELPADIAIAYRIVPGPRRPLRRKPATVHITLSSPDGEDALDIPEFVLVARPGEPPAPVRPRDPADGTTVLRLSGAELLRAGSVERELEPGLCRTPYALRGFLLGGRAASVRLEEPSPSSLVVR